The Parashewanella tropica genome window below encodes:
- a CDS encoding DEAD/DEAH box helicase, translating into MNLFIEKKVAKSFIHWQSIVDDNVSYQAVKESWSKSNFLFKEEIIEDNIQGLRPPQVGAIHAALGYERSDDKQAATIVMPTGTGKTETILSIVVAGKFPRTLVIVPSDALREQTRDKFVKLGLLRTLGLISDDVENPHVAVIKHGIKNTDELDEILKSNVIIATAASLAQFEERYIKSLINQCSHLIVDEAHHVTAKTWARVKSNFERKPVFQFTATPFRTDKSRIDGKIIFNYPLKQAQEDGYFKLIEFHSVREFVEEDADKVIAEKAIELLKTDLKNGLDHILMARADTIFHAKKVFKLYEGEADLKPILITSKVKNKEAVLESIKNREHRIIVCVGMLGEGFDLPQLKISAIHDIHKSINVMLQFTGRFTRTTKNVGNAKFIANIANPNVNEKLEALYSEDADWNTVISDISANKIHNEKEYQEFKAEFSTPSKLLDLGLNPSISTTVYKVEEEKWIPENFQKLESTSYRVFDSVINDERNMLIFSVKSYLSVGWASSKELFDELWDLYIAFYDKETGLLYIHSSAKDGYVKRLANLIAKNATQLKGELVFRTLAGIKRLKLQNVGLNKNKKGLRYSMHTGTEINDQIPDIEANRATKSNIFGKGFEGGKPVSLGCSYKGKVWAMDSDSLEKWVAWCKRIGDKLLDDNINTNDVLKTAMQTESLKEFPDIRVLSVEWPIDLLRKNESKITISSGKWKAKLIDCELLLSEQQSGDKKTLDIDLATPSEKSQITITIDKSEEMTFDSKEDLDITIGEQTVQLSEYFNTHSPTLFLVDTSVIDNGLRFYSKGDYAYLYEKDNVTAWDWDGIDISVESQTEARLAHSIQYHTIRQIEDGYDVIFDDDGSGEVADIIGIKNIDDEELIIDLFHCKYCSKNKGVAKPGSRVDDVYQVAGQAEKSVKWFSDIDKLLQRLMERERSRLRNHRSTRIDKGRYEDLINLSKVARYAKFNLGINIVQPAISKEKISDDQLAVLGATATYIDEVSGVKLKVISSK; encoded by the coding sequence TTGAATTTATTTATTGAAAAAAAAGTCGCTAAAAGCTTCATCCACTGGCAATCAATTGTTGATGATAATGTGTCTTACCAAGCCGTTAAGGAATCATGGTCTAAATCAAACTTCCTTTTTAAAGAAGAAATTATTGAAGATAATATTCAAGGTCTAAGACCTCCTCAAGTTGGAGCTATTCATGCCGCTCTAGGATATGAACGCTCTGACGATAAACAAGCCGCTACAATTGTTATGCCTACAGGCACAGGAAAAACCGAAACAATTTTGTCCATTGTTGTAGCGGGAAAGTTTCCAAGAACACTCGTAATCGTCCCTTCAGATGCTTTAAGAGAGCAGACAAGAGATAAGTTCGTTAAATTAGGATTGTTACGTACCCTTGGGTTGATAAGTGATGACGTAGAGAACCCACATGTTGCTGTTATTAAGCACGGTATTAAGAATACTGATGAATTAGATGAGATCCTGAAATCTAATGTAATTATTGCTACAGCCGCTTCTTTAGCACAGTTCGAAGAGCGATATATCAAGTCTTTAATAAACCAATGCAGTCATTTGATTGTTGATGAAGCTCATCACGTAACAGCTAAAACTTGGGCTAGAGTAAAATCAAACTTTGAGAGAAAGCCTGTATTTCAATTTACAGCGACCCCCTTTCGTACAGATAAGTCTCGAATAGATGGAAAAATTATTTTCAATTATCCATTAAAACAAGCTCAAGAAGATGGCTACTTTAAACTAATTGAGTTTCACTCAGTTCGTGAATTTGTAGAAGAAGATGCAGATAAAGTTATCGCCGAAAAGGCGATTGAACTTCTTAAGACTGACCTTAAAAATGGCCTAGATCATATTTTAATGGCACGAGCTGATACAATTTTTCATGCCAAAAAGGTTTTTAAGCTCTACGAAGGTGAAGCTGATTTAAAGCCTATTTTAATTACAAGTAAAGTCAAAAACAAAGAAGCTGTCTTGGAGTCTATCAAGAACAGAGAACATAGAATTATTGTTTGTGTTGGCATGTTGGGCGAAGGTTTTGACTTACCACAATTAAAAATTTCGGCGATACATGATATCCATAAAAGCATTAACGTCATGCTTCAATTTACAGGTCGTTTTACACGTACGACTAAAAATGTAGGTAATGCTAAATTTATTGCGAATATAGCTAATCCAAATGTTAATGAAAAACTAGAAGCTTTATATAGTGAAGATGCTGACTGGAATACTGTCATTAGCGATATCAGTGCAAATAAAATTCATAATGAGAAAGAGTACCAAGAGTTTAAAGCTGAATTTTCAACCCCGAGTAAGTTACTCGACTTAGGATTGAACCCAAGCATTAGTACAACTGTTTATAAAGTCGAAGAAGAAAAGTGGATTCCAGAGAACTTTCAAAAGCTCGAAAGTACAAGCTATAGGGTTTTCGACTCTGTTATAAATGATGAGCGAAATATGCTTATTTTCAGTGTTAAATCATACCTATCAGTGGGATGGGCTAGCTCTAAAGAGCTGTTTGATGAGCTATGGGATTTGTATATTGCTTTTTATGACAAAGAAACTGGGCTTCTCTATATTCATTCATCTGCAAAAGATGGATACGTTAAAAGGTTAGCCAATCTAATAGCTAAGAATGCGACTCAGCTAAAAGGTGAGTTAGTGTTCAGGACACTTGCTGGAATAAAAAGGCTTAAGCTTCAAAATGTCGGCCTAAATAAAAATAAAAAAGGTCTTCGATACTCAATGCATACAGGAACTGAAATTAATGATCAGATCCCAGATATTGAAGCAAACCGAGCAACAAAATCTAATATTTTTGGCAAGGGATTCGAAGGTGGAAAGCCTGTAAGCTTAGGCTGTTCATATAAAGGAAAAGTTTGGGCAATGGATAGTGACTCGTTAGAAAAATGGGTTGCATGGTGTAAACGTATCGGAGACAAACTTTTAGATGATAATATCAATACAAATGATGTATTGAAAACGGCTATGCAAACTGAGTCATTAAAAGAATTTCCAGATATCAGGGTATTATCAGTTGAATGGCCAATTGACTTGTTAAGGAAGAATGAGTCAAAAATAACAATCTCCTCTGGTAAGTGGAAAGCAAAGCTAATTGATTGCGAATTACTACTTTCAGAACAGCAATCAGGTGATAAGAAAACCTTAGATATTGATTTAGCTACACCTTCAGAGAAGAGTCAGATAACTATCACTATTGATAAATCTGAAGAAATGACTTTTGATTCTAAAGAGGATCTGGATATAACTATTGGTGAACAAACAGTTCAGCTTTCCGAATATTTTAATACTCACTCTCCAACATTATTTCTAGTCGATACATCCGTTATTGATAATGGCTTACGTTTCTATTCGAAGGGTGATTATGCATACTTATATGAAAAAGATAATGTTACAGCTTGGGACTGGGATGGAATTGATATTTCTGTTGAGTCTCAAACTGAGGCGAGGCTGGCTCATTCAATTCAATATCATACCATTAGACAAATTGAAGATGGCTATGATGTGATTTTTGACGATGATGGTTCCGGAGAAGTAGCGGATATTATTGGTATAAAAAACATCGATGATGAAGAGTTAATTATTGATTTATTCCACTGTAAGTATTGCAGTAAGAATAAAGGGGTGGCCAAACCAGGTTCTCGAGTTGATGATGTATACCAAGTTGCTGGTCAGGCAGAAAAAAGTGTTAAGTGGTTTAGCGATATAGATAAACTGTTACAACGATTGATGGAGCGTGAGCGTAGTAGATTGAGAAATCATCGAAGTACCAGAATAGATAAAGGTCGTTATGAAGACCTAATAAATTTATCGAAAGTGGCACGGTATGCAAAATTTAATTTAGGTATAAATATTGTACAGCCAGCGATATCGAAAGAAAAAATATCTGACGATCAGCTCGCAGTCCTTGGAGCAACCGCGACCTACATTGATGAAGTGAGTGGGGTAAAGTTAAAAGTGATTAGCAGTAAATAG
- a CDS encoding tyrosine-type recombinase/integrase: MIKPKTLRIWCCVRYYLALCLAKGQSSETVRNKRSGLKKFFLWCLNLNVHFVDQITIDLMDDYLEYLNSYRKKLDHQPLSDAQKRSLLTFVKTFIQYLHRKGIIAENTLASIELPSRGFKVPKALYSVQEIELILDQTLLFPFKGFRDRAILELFFATGMRRGELSKVNLNDIWLEEQKVKVQGKGRRERILPLKGRAFEWVVFYISKIRPKFAQINSGNALFLCENGKRISPSKLTHMVSQYIKLAGIERPGACHLFRHAAATEMLENDASLRHIQEFLGHASILTTQIYTHVSKAKLISVYMATHPSAQEKSGLFD, translated from the coding sequence ATGATAAAGCCTAAGACGTTGAGAATTTGGTGCTGTGTTCGCTACTATTTGGCGCTATGCCTTGCCAAAGGGCAAAGCAGTGAAACCGTGCGGAATAAACGTTCTGGCTTAAAAAAATTCTTTTTGTGGTGCTTAAACTTGAATGTTCATTTTGTAGATCAAATCACAATCGACTTAATGGATGATTATCTAGAGTATTTAAATAGCTATAGAAAAAAACTGGATCATCAACCGCTCAGTGATGCGCAAAAGCGAAGTTTGCTGACCTTTGTAAAAACGTTTATTCAGTATTTACACCGAAAAGGGATCATTGCGGAGAATACACTGGCAAGTATTGAACTACCAAGTCGCGGCTTCAAAGTACCTAAGGCGTTATATAGCGTTCAAGAAATTGAGTTGATCTTAGATCAAACATTACTTTTTCCGTTTAAAGGCTTTAGAGACCGAGCAATATTAGAGTTATTTTTTGCAACAGGTATGCGCCGTGGCGAGCTATCAAAGGTTAATCTTAATGATATATGGCTTGAAGAACAAAAAGTTAAGGTTCAAGGTAAAGGGAGAAGAGAACGCATATTGCCGTTGAAAGGTAGAGCCTTTGAATGGGTTGTATTTTATATAAGTAAAATAAGGCCTAAATTTGCACAAATAAACTCAGGTAATGCGTTATTTCTTTGTGAAAATGGAAAACGGATCTCGCCGAGTAAGTTAACGCATATGGTATCCCAATACATCAAACTAGCTGGAATTGAGCGTCCTGGTGCCTGTCATTTATTTCGCCATGCTGCTGCAACAGAAATGCTTGAAAATGATGCTAGCTTAAGACACATCCAAGAGTTTTTAGGGCATGCAAGTATTCTTACTACTCAAATTTATACCCATGTGAGTAAGGCTAAGCTGATATCTGTTTATATGGCAACACACCCATCGGCTCAAGAAAAAAGTGGGTTATTTGATTGA
- a CDS encoding ATP-binding protein, which produces MKAKKYIEQLQLLKLDGIAEYFSSQESSSSLAKVSIQTHMKRAIEAQIQANTQKSIVRKLKIANIPYKNTLFDELPLSVKRQIDLIEFNRLKECDWVDSNKNIIFSGYEEREICKLASIIATSSVEANKSLLSFELSELLYKIKVLKQSGCTVNSSQYLKFMNLLAKQDVLFLRGIGHHSLTLEQYEDLDNVLRLREKKGGMIVTSPHPLKKWKSFFGELPSSYSIVAAFMGNSYSFHLKSSSFD; this is translated from the coding sequence ATGAAAGCTAAAAAATATATTGAGCAATTACAGCTATTGAAGTTAGACGGAATAGCGGAATATTTCTCTAGTCAAGAATCATCAAGCTCTTTGGCAAAGGTGAGTATTCAAACTCACATGAAAAGAGCTATTGAGGCTCAAATACAGGCAAACACGCAAAAGAGCATTGTTCGCAAGTTAAAAATTGCCAACATCCCATACAAAAACACATTATTTGATGAGTTACCTCTCTCTGTAAAAAGACAAATAGATCTTATAGAGTTTAATCGATTGAAAGAATGTGACTGGGTAGATAGCAACAAAAATATAATATTTTCAGGCTATGAGGAGCGTGAGATTTGTAAGCTCGCGTCTATCATTGCAACATCTTCAGTTGAAGCAAACAAGTCATTATTAAGCTTTGAGCTCAGTGAATTGCTCTACAAAATAAAAGTGTTAAAACAATCTGGATGCACGGTAAATAGCTCTCAATATTTGAAGTTTATGAATTTACTTGCTAAGCAAGATGTTTTGTTTTTGAGGGGGATTGGTCACCACTCTTTAACACTAGAGCAGTATGAGGATTTGGATAATGTATTGCGGTTACGAGAAAAAAAAGGAGGGATGATTGTAACTAGTCCTCACCCTCTAAAAAAATGGAAGTCATTTTTTGGAGAACTACCAAGCTCATACTCAATCGTAGCGGCTTTTATGGGTAACTCATATTCATTTCATTTGAAGTCATCTTCTTTTGATTAG
- the istA gene encoding IS21 family transposase — protein sequence MAIQHCRLLIQNLCLNLRKKEPLPISSVINNLASLNTAKKYLRVILESKLTFEKISELSDSQLVALVTKKRSEANDKILPDWDVFIEKNKKLSTIILIEEYQRLYGEQAYSAAHIYRLYRKEKARRKQSMFLDYYAGEQAQIDFAGDTLHLDNRTKICFFCGTLSFSNYRFLYATRDQTTQSWLEAIQAMILFFGGIPETIIADNDSALAKKARTSHQPGELNKCIAEVSNLLGCCFSLTRVKKPKDKPKVENSVKYLQNRIVASLKQHTYFTKDEVNAAIRPLLDELNSKKPQKCADSPKNIFKSEESPALKPLPVPFPMLGIKQPPRKIGSNALMHFDSNRYSVPYEYSNKKGVAKVNADMVQLFVDGLHVATHKRCYEKGKVIMKDEHKRRNHIAVEGYSYEIAHDKAKNVGTYVVQVIDEYFRGKNKHNKEAKRYSGYLLNLLNQYDCTELNQACKYQLSFQQIQFEKIKACLKNKTYLDQVPNIQSYPIERFGGISDES from the coding sequence ATGGCGATTCAACACTGCAGGCTACTCATTCAAAATTTATGTCTTAACTTAAGAAAGAAAGAGCCACTTCCGATTTCTTCTGTCATTAATAATTTAGCCAGTCTAAATACGGCAAAAAAATATCTACGAGTCATTCTAGAATCAAAACTCACATTCGAAAAAATCAGCGAGCTTAGCGATTCACAGCTCGTTGCTTTAGTTACGAAAAAACGCTCCGAAGCAAACGATAAGATTCTACCCGATTGGGATGTCTTCATTGAAAAAAATAAAAAATTATCCACCATTATTTTGATTGAAGAATATCAAAGGTTATATGGTGAACAGGCATATTCTGCGGCGCATATCTATCGACTGTATAGGAAAGAAAAAGCACGTCGAAAACAGAGTATGTTCCTAGACTATTATGCTGGAGAGCAAGCTCAAATCGATTTTGCAGGTGATACTCTTCATCTCGATAACAGAACAAAAATCTGTTTTTTTTGCGGCACCCTAAGTTTCTCTAATTATCGATTTCTTTATGCAACCAGAGATCAAACGACACAGTCATGGCTTGAGGCGATTCAAGCCATGATTCTGTTTTTTGGTGGCATACCTGAAACAATCATCGCTGATAATGATTCTGCCTTGGCTAAAAAAGCACGAACCAGTCATCAACCAGGTGAACTTAATAAATGTATTGCAGAAGTAAGCAATCTACTCGGTTGTTGCTTCAGTTTAACTCGGGTGAAGAAACCTAAAGACAAGCCCAAGGTAGAAAACTCGGTTAAATATTTGCAAAACAGAATTGTTGCATCACTTAAACAACACACTTATTTCACTAAAGATGAAGTTAATGCTGCTATAAGGCCTTTACTTGATGAGCTGAATAGCAAAAAACCTCAGAAGTGTGCCGATTCGCCCAAAAATATATTCAAGTCTGAAGAAAGCCCTGCATTAAAACCATTGCCAGTGCCTTTTCCCATGCTAGGTATAAAACAACCTCCTCGGAAGATAGGTTCCAATGCACTGATGCATTTCGACAGTAATCGATACTCCGTCCCTTATGAATACAGTAATAAAAAGGGTGTTGCTAAGGTGAATGCCGATATGGTTCAACTTTTTGTTGATGGACTTCATGTGGCGACTCATAAACGCTGCTATGAAAAGGGCAAAGTCATAATGAAAGATGAACACAAACGGCGCAATCATATTGCTGTGGAAGGCTATTCATATGAGATTGCACATGATAAGGCTAAGAATGTCGGTACATATGTAGTGCAAGTTATTGACGAATATTTCAGAGGTAAGAATAAGCACAACAAAGAAGCGAAACGCTATTCTGGATATCTTTTAAACCTACTCAATCAATATGACTGTACTGAATTAAATCAAGCTTGCAAATATCAACTAAGCTTTCAGCAAATTCAATTTGAAAAAATCAAAGCTTGTTTAAAAAATAAAACCTACCTTGATCAAGTGCCTAATATTCAGTCTTACCCTATTGAGCGTTTTGGAGGGATTTCTGATGAAAGCTAA